A stretch of the Pygocentrus nattereri isolate fPygNat1 chromosome 29, fPygNat1.pri, whole genome shotgun sequence genome encodes the following:
- the mvb12bb gene encoding multivesicular body subunit 12Bb isoform X4, with product MKLTDLKDTLPEGFALIQETMDTHELALSKKRLYVKLIPRRSTDTAICDVLIQNRSKQSPANYTFIGELNGMAIWYLMGRIPQAHDAPHTTLSVHQTVPDSGDTPVSSNFPKRSTVRPDVEHQNVCSTSAGTVHCGWLCASTRRQPPTTFPGTNLDAFRLLAIDDVPFMISERFAPKVRYTQPVNLMGITIKSPAEIEEEYAYSFNTEHSVAYH from the exons ATGAAGTTGACTGACCTGAAGGACACACTGCCAGAGGGCTTCGCACTGATCCAAGAAACCATGGACACTC atgaGTTAGCATTGAGCAAGAAGAGGCTGTATGTGAAGCTGATCCCGAGGCGCAGTACTGACACAGCCATATGTGATGTGCTCATTCAGAACAGGTCAAAACAGAGCCCTGCTAACTACACATTTATAGG AGAGCTAAATGGAATGGCGATTTGGTATCTGATGGGAAGGATTCCTCAGGCGCACGATGCACCCCATACCACACTGTCCGTTCACCAGACTGTTCCAGACTCAGG CGACACACCAGTGTCGTCCAACTTCCCAAAGAGGAGCACGGTCAGGCCTGATGTTGAGCACCAGAATGTCTGCAGCACGTCAG CAGGCACGGTGCACTGCGGGTGGCTGTGTGCCTCCACCCGACGCCAACCCCCGACCACTTTTCCTGGCACCAACTTGGACGCTTTTCGGCTTCTTG CAATTGATGATGTGCCCTTTATGATTTCTGAAAGGTTTGCTCCCAAAGTCAGATAC ACGCAGCCGGTCAATTTAATGGGCATTACCATCAAATCCCCGGCAGAGATCGAGGAGGAA